A stretch of Brassica napus cultivar Da-Ae chromosome C6, Da-Ae, whole genome shotgun sequence DNA encodes these proteins:
- the LOC106393613 gene encoding uncharacterized protein LOC106393613, with product MGSSYRHRSSHTADIKGKGILYEDDDAPIKLTDQDDTLIVNEFSLSLIGKILNPKKQNVDKLLQKMPSQWGMADRITANDLGNGKFLLNFTSEEDLSSVLRHGPFHFNFCMFVLVRWEPIVHDDYLGSSLLKFK from the coding sequence ATGGGGTCATCTTACAGGCACCGCTCTAGCCACACGGCGGACATAAAAGGTAAGGGCATCCTTTACGAGGATGATGATGCGCCGATCAAACTGACGGATCAGGATGATACATTAATCGTCAATGAGTTTAGCTTATCACTTATTGGAAAGATTCTCAACCCTAAGAAACAAAATGTCGATAAGCTACTCCAGAAGATGCCATCACAATGGGGCATGGCAGATCGCATTACGGCCAATGACTTGGGCAATGGGAAGTTTCTTCTCAATTTCACTTCGGAAGAGGATCTCAGCTCTGTTCTTCGACATGGTCCTTTTCATTTCAACTTCTGCATGTTTGTGTTGGTGAGGTGGGAACCCATCGTTCACGATGATTACCTTGGATCATCCCTTTTAAAGTTCAAGTGA